One Primulina huaijiensis isolate GDHJ02 chromosome 5, ASM1229523v2, whole genome shotgun sequence DNA segment encodes these proteins:
- the LOC140977310 gene encoding membrin-11-like, translated as MEVEGGGGTLSELYSSSKRLLLRTRDALERLERLEYSSSSSSSSTAVIPGVSDDQSTAVRRDINQIQTLCSDMDRHWRSIAAKSQRDLWKRKVEQVSEEAESLRASLDKYLSRHQKRIQEAQERAELFGRANGDSHILRIFDEEAQASESVRRSSQLLEDTFATGVAILSKYSEQREHLKRAQRKALDVLNTLGLSNSLLRLIERRNRVDKWIKYAGMVFTVVVIFIFWRWTR; from the exons ATGGAGGTGGAAGGCGGTGGCGGAACTCTATCGGAGCTGTACTCGAGTTCCAAGCGGCTGTTACTGAGGACGAGAGACGCCTTAGAGAGGCTCGAGCGTCTCGAGTActcatcatcatcttcttcatcatcaactGCTGTTATTCCCGGGGTATCTGATGATCAATCCACGGCGGTTCGGCGAGATATCAACCAGATCCAGACTCTGTGTTCCGACATGGATCGACACTGGCGTTCCATCGCCGCCAAATCGCAGCGTGATCTCTGGAAAAG AAAAGTTGAACAAGTCAGTGAGGAGGCTGAGTCATTAAGAGCTAGTCTGGATAAATACTTATCACGGCATCAAAAGCGAATACAAGAGGCTCAAGAGAGGGCAGAATTATTTGGAAGAGCT AATGGAGATTCACATATATTGAGAATTTTTGACGAGGAAGCACAAGCGTCTGAGTCTGTCCGTAGGTCATCCCAACTACTAGAGGATACTTTTGCAACTGGAGTTGCCATTCTTTCCAAGTATAGCGAGCAAAGGGAACACTTGAAG AGGGCTCAGAGGAAAGCATTGGACGTGCTTAACACTCTGGGGCTATCAAATTCCCTCCTGAGGCTGATTGAAAGGCGTAATCGCGTTGACAAATGGATTAAGTATGCAGGCATGGTTTTTACAGTCGttgtcatcttcattttctGGAGGTGGACGAGATGA
- the LOC140977308 gene encoding protein RRP6-like 2 — protein MEIDQPEEDDSGKHMALRSLTETKGLATSIAKLSGSSRGVPSQKDFHFYNNFQEFKNLVEEIDGKSKCMLQKIGESENLCGKPIAFPGDKFDDDAAYDWLENMNDQIFDKIDAYLEEFKSLQNKTESRGLKGVLGVKVASKVKQKIPFHVPTTPRPQDEYKIVVDNSNQPFDHVSLQISDDGSRFIHPLEKLSVLDFIDTSDHNAEPVKPPPIENTPFNFVQEVKELKQLAIKLRNVKEFAVDLEHNQFRSFQGLTCLMQVSTRTEDFVIDTLKLHAQIGPHLREVFEDPSKRKVFHGADHDILWLQQDFGIYVCNMFDTGQASRILKLERFSLAYLLLSFCGVAANKEYQNADWRIRPLPNEMIKYAREDTHYLLYIYEIMRRKLLSSSAESESSDPPLVEVYKRSYDICIRLYEKEFLTDSSYLHIYGVQDADFTAQQLAVVSGLNEWRDAVARAEDESTGYVLPNRTLFEIAKQMPLTSSNLRRLLKSKNTFIERNTDSMVSIIRQSIKKAPAFEVAVEYLKQRRLQAATKESGVGTPEEHKVLRTAENVRFKEYNNSPNGTKSQNLLSSVKRKNEPQNVGSSKARIVTNIQAKATVQFVKKPLQAFGSLLGNSEKRQRVPDRRKHENSLREQIKSSSSGAVLGSNEPFLTDAKISAMMSETSSCKDTVAGPATRTDIVVLDDDSDAEESRKYEFKSPSSYELASLEKSIADFAAELDADSDDDDFL, from the exons atgGAAATCGATCAACCCGAAGAAGACGATTCAGGAAAGCATATGGCGTTACGAAGCCTTACAGAAACGAAAGGGTTAGCCACCTCGATAGCGAAGCTGTCAGGTTCATCTAGAGGGGTGCCCTCACAAAAAGATTTCCATTTCTATAACAATTTTCAAGAATTCAAGAACCTAGTTGAAGAAATTGATGGAAAGTCGAAATGCATGCTACAAAAAATTGGGGAATCAGAAAATTTATGCGGGAAGCCAATTGCTTTTCCTGGTGATAAATTTGACGACGATGCAGCGTACGATTGGCTGGAGAATATGAATGACCAGATTTTCGACAAGATTGATGCCTACTTGGAGGAGTTTAAGAGTTTGCAGAATAAAACAGAAAGTAGGGGATTGAAGGGAGTTTTAGGAGTGAAGGTGGCATCGAAAGTTAAACAAAAAATTCCGTTTCATGTTCCCACAACACCGAGGCCGCAGGACGAGTATAAAATCGTTGTGGACAATTCGAACCAGCCATTTGACCATGTCTCGTTGCAGATAAGTGACGATGGGTCAAGGTTCATACATCCCTTG GAGAAGCTTTCTGTCCTCGACTTTATTGATACAAGTGATCACAATGCTGAGCCTGTAAAACCTCCTCCAATCGAAAATACTCCATTCAACTTTGTCCAAGAAGTAAAGGAACTGAAGCAGTTGGCCATTAAGCTGCGTAACGTCAAGGAATTTGCG GTTGATCTGGAACACAACCAATTTCGCTCTTTTCAAGGGCTAACCTGCCTGATGCAAGTATCTACAAGAACCGAGGATTTTGTCATCGATACCCTGAAACTTCATGCTCAAATTGGTCCACATCTCAGAGAAGTATTTGAGGATCCATCGAAAAGAAAG GTATTCCATGGAGCAGATCATGATATTTTGTGGCTTCAACAAGACTTCGGCATATATGTCTGTAATATGTTCGACACAGGACAG GCTTCAAGAATATTGAAATTGGAGAGGTTCAGCCTTGCATACCTGCTGCTTAGTTTTTGTGGAGTTGCAGCAAACAAAGA GTACCAGAATGCTGACTGGAGAATCCGCCCACTACCTAATGAGATGATCAA ATATGCCAGAGAAGACACACATTATTTGCTGTACATCTATGAAATAATGAGGAGAAAGTTGCTCTCATCGTCTGCTGAATCTGAAAGTTCTGATCCTCCACTTGTCGAG GTCTATAAACGTAGTTATGATATATGTATTCGACTATATGAAAAAGAGTTTCTCACAGATAGTTCATACCTTCACATCTACGG GGTGCAGGATGCTGACTTCACTGCTCAGCAACTAGCGGTTGTTTCT GGACTCAATGAATGGAGGGATGCTGTAGCTCGTGCAGAAGACGAGAGTACTGGCTATGTTTTGCCTAATAGGACTCTTTTTGAAATTG CTAAACAGATGCCTCTCACCTCTAGTAATTTGCGACGATTGTTGAAATCCAAGAACACATTTATCGAAAGAAACACCGATTCAATGGTTAGCATTATAAGACAATCTATTAAAAAAGCTCCTGCATTTGAAGTGGCTGTTGAGTATCTGAAGCAAAGGCGTCTGCAAGCG GCAACAAAAGAATCTGGAGTTGGGACTCCTGAAGAACATAAAGTGTTAAGAACTGCTGAAAATGTCAGGTTTAAAGAGTATAATAATTCACCTAATGGTACCAAGTCCCAGAACTTGCTGTCTTCTGTAAAACGCAAGAATGAGCCTCAAAATGTTGGAAGTTCCAAGGCTAGAATTGTCACAAACATACAG GCTAAAGCAACTGTTCAGTTTGTAAAGAAGCCACTTCAAGCTTTTGGATCATTGCTTGGAAATTCAGAAAAGAGGCAGCGTGTCCCTGATAGAAGA AAACATGAAAATAGCCTACGGGAGCAGATAAAATCATCCTCTAGCGGCGCAGTGTTGGGCAGCAATGAACCATTTCTCACAGATGCTAAAATATCTGCCATGATGTCAGAAACTTCAAGTTGCAAAGATACGGTTGCAGGGCCTGCTACACGTACAGATATTGTTGTTTTAGATGATGATTCCGATGCGGAAGAATCAAGAAAATACGAGTTTAAAAGCCCCTCCTCCTACGAGTTGGCTAGTCTAGAAAAAAGCATAGCAGATTTTGCTGCTGAACTTGATGCGGACAGTGACGATGATGATTTCCT